The DNA sequence AGCCCAAGCTCACGCATACCCGGCGTATCGATGACCATCGCACCAGAGGGGAGCATGAACAGCTGACGGTGAGTTGTCGTATGTCGTCCACGGCTATCATCCTCCCGAATCGCCTGAATCTTCATTACATCCTGTTCCATCAATGCATTGAGCAGAGACGATTTACCGACGCCGGACATGCCGAGAAAGACGACTGTTTTACCAGGCATCAAGTAGGGATTGAGTTCATTTAGCCCTGCACCTGTATGACTGCAGATTGCGTGAACAGGAACATCAGGGATGCTTTGTGTAACTTCTGTGAGCGCGGAATTGTAGTCTTCCACGAGATCAATTTTGGTCAAAATGACGATCGGCCGGCCGCTACTTTTCCTGGCTTGTGTCAGGTACCGGACGATACGTGAGACGTTGAAGTCCCAATTCAGAGAAGAGAGGATGAATACATAGTCAAAGTTGGTTGCAACGATCTGCTCCCTTATGGTTTTGGCATAGCCTACAGCATGCCCTGAGTAATCCGCACGCGAGAATTTAGATCGGCGGGGCAGAACCGTAACGATGAGAGAATCTCCGTTCTCGTTATAGTGCAACAAGACAAAGTCACCGACACACGGAAAGTCTACACGCGCTTCCGCGCTGTGATAGAACGTTCCTTTAAGTACTGCCGTTATTTCGCCGTGCTCGGTCACAACAGTGAGGCGCTCGCGCTGAAGTTCAATCACCCTGCCTGGCAATAATTCGTCGGGAATTGCTTCTATTTCTGTGTAGCCATAGGTTTTTAAATCAATCATGGTTTTTGTTAGCTCCTTTAATGTTGTTTTTTTTGGACGCAAAAATGCCACGGACAAGCAGCCTCTAAAGAAGCTGCTGTCGCGCGGCATTAGGACGCATAAAAGATACGACCTTCATCGTATCACGCAAACAGCAATATTCACGAAAGGTTACTTTAAAAAATGGCATACAAAATAATACGGGCATTTTCCCGTTTTTTCCCGTATGCCTACTATTCAGTTTAAGACCAAATCACCATATTAGTAGTTGCCATTAAAAAACATCTCCCTTCGTGTCAGGAACTTGCTTATCACTAAGCTGTCTATAGAATAACCCGTTATAAGAAAAAAGGCAATATTTTCCGTCTGGGCATGACGGTGCAGAATGTGCCGGCCTTCACCGTCGATCCTGTCGTTGAGGTAAATTTCCTGTCAAGTATATTTAGTCTCCAAGTAAGGATAAGCAAGGGAAAAAGTAAATAATACAGCAAAATTAATTAGCCTCAAGATGCAAACTAGTATGAATTACCAATAGGTACTCGTTGTTCTACAAACGGGGCTTTAACGTAGCAATGAAAAAAAAGCCACCTTTCTCATTTTATTGAGAAATTAGGCTTTTTAATATGGGAATTACCTTAACGTTGTAAATCCGCATTTTCCTGACGCTACCCCTATATAGGGGACAGAAAACAAAATGATAGTTAATTAATGAAACAGTAGTTTTGGTTCTTCTATATTATTCCATAGTTTAATTTTATCAGTTTTAACGTTTACTGCAACAAAAGTAGTGGAGTATTTCAGATACTTATTGTAGCAAAAGCTACACCGTATCTGAACTCACTACCATCCCACACCTGAAGGAGTGGGCTTTCCCGTTCGAGAAAATCTGTAAAGAAGTGATTGTAAAAAACCTTTGACAGTTAATTGGTCTTTTTATACAATACAAG is a window from the Cytobacillus sp. IB215665 genome containing:
- the rsgA gene encoding ribosome small subunit-dependent GTPase A, whose product is MAFLRPKKTTLKELTKTMIDLKTYGYTEIEAIPDELLPGRVIELQRERLTVVTEHGEITAVLKGTFYHSAEARVDFPCVGDFVLLHYNENGDSLIVTVLPRRSKFSRADYSGHAVGYAKTIREQIVATNFDYVFILSSLNWDFNVSRIVRYLTQARKSSGRPIVILTKIDLVEDYNSALTEVTQSIPDVPVHAICSHTGAGLNELNPYLMPGKTVVFLGMSGVGKSSLLNALMEQDVMKIQAIREDDSRGRHTTTHRQLFMLPSGAMVIDTPGMRELGLFEADAGIRASFTDVEEWFLKCRFKDCRHQTEPGCAVLAALADGSLPLERWKQYIAQQRENKYVQGKTGYPIDKRARNKRITTQNKQTKRNGGWKK